The following are encoded in a window of Pecten maximus chromosome 17, xPecMax1.1, whole genome shotgun sequence genomic DNA:
- the LOC117315810 gene encoding E3 ubiquitin-protein ligase RNF19A-like, translating into MSKRRHDNEDTRVSKFKKHNSQTPVSVPADQIGVWRFGEDECFTSVKKKWSVSHCITYLINKLEEADDCDCSDLDLWVKNRCIMLDKDDSLSDYPGLTKLYIVQRPESRDAPTKYQTTDDDVIDPYSDDMCVLMTCGHATSPDNLYAYAWNQINNGAIEVRCPAIPDDHRPTDQCASLWTFKAICARACLSNDEINLFLSKLFSNWLERHKNVYLCPSCDEAQDDSCGRSVVKCRYCGHSFCVRCLRFVDENEKTCTSSECKQSIPKIRSLLRNCSMRTLVGVPNCPSVRACPVCQCVIEYDEIDSCKHMTCPRNTCQTKFCFICLKVKTDKYYWPCGGAYEKCVPAGRQMI; encoded by the exons ATGAGTAAAAGACGCCACGATAATGAAGACACACGTGTATCTAAGTTTAAAAAACATAACTCCCAAACTCCGGTATCGGTGCCGGCGGACCAGATTGGCGTGTGGAGGTTTGGTGAGGACGAGTGTTTTACTTCTGTcaaaaag AAATGGAGTGTCTCGCATTGCATAACATATCTCATAAATAAGTTAGAAGAAGCTGACGATTGTGACTGTtccgaccttgacctttgggTCAAAAATAGATGTATCATGTTGGACAAAGACGATTCCCTGTCCGACTACCCCGGCCTGACTAAACTGTACATAGTCCAAAGACCGGAATCAAGAGATGCGCCGACTAAGTACCAAACAAcagatgatgacgtcatagatcCGTACAGTGACGATATGTGCGTCCTCATGACGTGCGGTCACGCCACAT CTCCAGATAATCTGTATGCATATGCTTGGAATCAGATTAATAATGGCGCCATTGAGGTCAGGTGCCCTGCCATACCGGATGACCACCGACCGACTGATCAGTGCGCAAGTCTGTGGACGTTTAAAGCTATCTGCGCACGCGCATGCCTGTCGAATGACGAAATCAACCTTTTCCTATCGAAATTATTTTCGAATTGGTTAGAGAGACACAAAAATGTCTACCTGTGTCCGAGTTGTGATGAGGCTCAGGACGATAGCTGTGGTAGAAGTGTAGTAAAATGTCGTTATTGTGGACACTCCTTCTGTGTCCGATGTCTAAGATTTGTGGACGAAAACGAGAAAACATGTACTAGTTCGGAATGTAAACAAAGTATACCAAAAATTCGAAGTCTTCTTCGTAATTGTTCCATGCGGACCCTTGTTGGTGTTCCGAACTGTCCTTCCGTTCGCGCATGCCCAGTGTGCCAATGTGTCATTGAATACGACGAGATTGACAGTTGTAAACACATGACCTGTCCACGAAACACGTGTCAGACAAAATTCTGTTTTATTTGTCTAAAGGTAAAGACGGACAAGTATTACTGGCCGTGTGGGGGCGCTTACGAGAAGTGCGTTCCCGCAGGAAGACAAATGATCTGA